In a genomic window of Saccharothrix sp. HUAS TT1:
- a CDS encoding DUF3145 domain-containing protein translates to MSTRGSTSGVVYVHSSPSAVCPHVEWAISGTLGERADLKWAAQPAAPGQLRAECNWTGEAGTGARLVSALRAWPMLRFEVTEDPSPGVDGTRYCFAPVLGLWHARTSANGDIVVSEDQLRALAARSRGGESFAHGVDEILGAAWDDALEPFRRAGDGAPVTWLHRVG, encoded by the coding sequence GTGAGCACCCGTGGCAGCACCAGTGGCGTGGTCTACGTCCACTCGTCGCCGTCTGCGGTCTGTCCGCACGTCGAGTGGGCGATCTCGGGCACCCTCGGCGAGCGAGCGGACCTCAAGTGGGCGGCCCAGCCAGCGGCGCCGGGGCAGTTGCGCGCCGAGTGCAACTGGACCGGCGAAGCCGGCACCGGGGCCAGACTCGTGTCCGCGCTCAGGGCGTGGCCGATGCTCAGGTTCGAGGTGACGGAGGACCCGAGCCCTGGCGTGGACGGCACGCGGTACTGCTTCGCGCCCGTGCTGGGTTTGTGGCACGCGCGGACCAGCGCCAACGGCGACATCGTCGTGTCGGAGGACCAGCTGCGCGCGTTGGCAGCGCGCAGTCGGGGCGGTGAGTCGTTCGCGCACGGCGTGGACGAGATCCTGGGCGCGGCCTGGGACGACGCCCTGGAGCCGTTCCGACGAGCCGGTGACGGCGCCCCCGTCACCTGGCTCCACCGCGTCGGCTGA